The following proteins are co-located in the Siansivirga zeaxanthinifaciens CC-SAMT-1 genome:
- a CDS encoding NAD(P)H-dependent glycerol-3-phosphate dehydrogenase, translating into MSKPLKYAVFGAGSWATAIVKMLSENLNEIGWYMRSVYTKEHLLKEQHNPNYLSSVEFHLEQLKLSNDINDIANYADVLIFVIPSAFIHSELEKLNIDISGKTIVSAVKGIMPETGLLVGEHFHEVYNVPYDNIAVIAGPCHAEEVALERLSYLTISCSDQLKAKAIAHSLSSDYIKTKISDDIIGVEYAVMLKNIYAIAAGIAHGLGYGDNFQSVLMSNSIREMKRFIKKMHKMKRNINNSAYLGDLLVTGYSVFSRNRMFGNMIGKGYTVKSAQMEMSMVAEGYYATKSAHLLNLKNKNKTRLPIINAVYEILYENKEPKKVFKKLTEKLD; encoded by the coding sequence ATGAGTAAACCATTAAAATATGCGGTTTTTGGAGCAGGCAGTTGGGCTACAGCCATTGTAAAAATGCTGTCTGAAAATTTAAATGAAATTGGTTGGTACATGCGCAGTGTGTACACCAAAGAACATTTATTAAAAGAACAACATAACCCCAATTATTTAAGCTCGGTAGAATTTCACTTAGAACAATTAAAGCTAAGCAACGATATAAATGACATCGCTAATTATGCCGATGTTTTAATATTTGTAATTCCTTCGGCATTTATACATAGCGAATTAGAAAAATTAAATATTGATATTTCTGGTAAAACCATCGTATCGGCCGTAAAAGGTATTATGCCAGAAACCGGTTTGCTGGTAGGCGAACATTTTCATGAAGTTTACAATGTCCCTTACGATAATATTGCAGTTATTGCAGGCCCATGCCATGCCGAAGAGGTAGCGCTCGAGCGTTTATCGTACCTAACCATTTCGTGTTCAGACCAATTAAAAGCAAAAGCCATTGCCCATAGTTTAAGCAGCGATTACATAAAAACAAAAATTAGCGACGATATTATTGGTGTAGAATACGCCGTTATGCTAAAAAATATTTACGCCATTGCCGCTGGTATTGCCCACGGTTTGGGTTATGGCGATAATTTTCAAAGCGTACTCATGAGTAATTCCATTCGCGAAATGAAACGTTTCATTAAAAAAATGCACAAAATGAAACGCAACATAAACAACTCGGCTTATCTGGGCGATTTATTAGTTACAGGTTACTCGGTTTTTTCTAGAAATCGCATGTTTGGTAACATGATTGGAAAGGGCTACACCGTAAAATCGGCACAAATGGAAATGAGTATGGTTGCCGAAGGTTATTACGCCACAAAAAGCGCCCATTTACTTAACTTAAAAAACAAAAACAAAACGCGTTTACCCATTATAAATGCCGTTTACGAAATACTTTACGAAAACAAAGAACCTAAAAAAGTATTTAAAAAATTAACCGAAAAGTTAGATTAA
- a CDS encoding DNA-3-methyladenine glycosylase family protein has protein sequence MKTEAYTYLKKKDPVIKKIIEAVPYPDILSTKNIFHDLISCVVEQQIHYRSTKNIFKKLLEKAAITSLTTENFSVFEEKGLSTIKLSDKKYETLSHIIDFWKDNRVEWEMLSNEEITNKLSKIKGIGTWTIDMILLYTLDRPNIIPIDDFHLKQIMTNLYKLNPDYKLKSQITNISNNWSPYKSIAVKYLLAYKTFSIKNPLF, from the coding sequence ATGAAAACTGAGGCTTATACATATTTAAAGAAAAAAGACCCTGTAATTAAAAAAATTATTGAAGCGGTTCCATATCCTGATATTCTAAGTACCAAAAATATTTTTCACGACTTGATAAGTTGTGTTGTTGAACAGCAAATTCATTACAGAAGCACAAAAAATATTTTTAAAAAATTACTTGAAAAAGCAGCAATAACAAGTTTAACTACCGAGAATTTTTCTGTTTTTGAAGAAAAAGGACTATCAACAATTAAACTATCTGATAAAAAATATGAAACTCTTTCTCATATAATAGATTTTTGGAAGGATAATCGTGTGGAATGGGAGATGCTTTCAAATGAAGAAATTACCAATAAACTCTCAAAAATTAAAGGTATTGGTACATGGACTATCGACATGATTCTGCTTTACACTTTAGACCGACCAAATATCATCCCGATTGACGATTTTCATTTAAAACAAATAATGACTAACCTTTATAAATTAAATCCAGATTATAAGTTAAAATCACAAATAACAAATATTTCAAATAATTGGAGTCCGTACAAGTCGATTGCCGTTAAATATTTATTGGCTTACAAGACGTTTTCAATAAAAAATCCTCTTTTTTAA
- the pheS gene encoding phenylalanine--tRNA ligase subunit alpha: MIDKIKELIAEAEAFTAQTKEEVEAFRIKYLGKKGLLNDYFAEFKNVANEHKKEFGQTINTLKKTAEAKVNALKEELESKEEVKGVYGDLSRPGEPVSLGARHPISIVKNQIIDIFSNIGFNVSEGPEIEDDWHNFTALNLPEYHPARDMQDTFFIQTNPDVLLRTHTSSVQVRYMENNQPPIRTISPGRVYRNEAISARSHCFFHQLEGLYIDKDVSFADLKQTLQYFTTQLFGKSKIRLRPSYFPFTEPSAEIDVYWGLETETDYKITKGTGWLEIGGCGMVDPNVLENCKIDSKEYSGFAFGVGIDRIAMLLHQIGDIRLLSENDVRFLEQFKSAL; the protein is encoded by the coding sequence ATGATAGATAAGATAAAAGAGCTAATAGCCGAAGCAGAAGCATTTACAGCACAAACTAAAGAAGAAGTTGAAGCTTTCCGTATTAAATATTTAGGTAAAAAAGGATTGTTAAACGACTACTTTGCAGAGTTTAAAAACGTTGCAAACGAGCATAAAAAAGAATTCGGACAAACCATAAATACGCTTAAAAAAACCGCCGAAGCTAAAGTAAACGCTTTAAAAGAAGAACTAGAAAGTAAAGAAGAAGTAAAAGGTGTTTATGGCGATTTATCGCGCCCAGGAGAACCTGTATCGCTTGGTGCACGTCATCCTATATCTATTGTAAAAAATCAAATTATCGATATTTTTTCTAACATTGGTTTTAACGTTAGTGAAGGCCCGGAAATAGAAGACGACTGGCATAATTTTACAGCTTTAAACTTGCCAGAATACCATCCGGCGCGCGACATGCAGGATACTTTTTTTATTCAAACCAACCCCGATGTGTTGTTGCGTACACACACCAGTTCTGTACAAGTACGTTATATGGAAAATAACCAACCACCTATAAGAACCATTTCACCAGGTAGAGTGTATAGAAACGAAGCTATTTCGGCACGTTCTCACTGTTTTTTCCATCAATTAGAAGGGTTATATATTGATAAAGATGTAAGCTTTGCAGACTTAAAACAAACGCTTCAATACTTTACAACACAACTTTTTGGGAAATCGAAAATACGTTTAAGGCCGTCTTATTTTCCATTTACAGAACCAAGCGCAGAGATTGATGTGTATTGGGGTTTAGAAACCGAAACCGATTATAAAATTACCAAAGGAACCGGTTGGTTAGAAATTGGTGGTTGTGGTATGGTAGATCCTAATGTTCTGGAAAACTGCAAAATAGACTCTAAAGAATATTCTGGTTTTGCTTTTGGTGTGGGTATCGATCGTATTGCCATGTTATTGCATCAAATAGGCGATATTCGTTTGTTAAGTGAAAACGATGTACGTTTTTTAGAGCAGTTTAAAAGCGCGCTTTAA
- a CDS encoding CvpA family protein: MSVIDIVLASVLLFGLIRGFMKGLFVEVASLVALIAGVYGAIHFSDFAATYLTDKTEWNEKTINITAFAITFVVIILAISLAGKALTKLADFAALGIINKLAGAVFGALKLGLILSVILIVFDSLNNSLPFANEDDINDSVLYQPVKGLVPTIFPNILNKKENLEDDKTPETAETKKPL; this comes from the coding sequence ATGAGTGTTATTGATATTGTTTTAGCTTCGGTTTTGCTTTTTGGATTAATTCGTGGTTTTATGAAAGGCCTTTTTGTTGAAGTAGCATCGCTGGTAGCTTTAATAGCTGGTGTTTATGGAGCGATTCATTTTAGCGATTTTGCTGCTACGTACTTAACAGACAAAACCGAATGGAACGAAAAAACCATTAACATTACGGCCTTTGCTATTACTTTTGTAGTGATTATTCTGGCCATTAGCCTGGCGGGTAAAGCCCTAACAAAACTAGCCGATTTTGCTGCTCTTGGCATTATTAATAAACTCGCTGGGGCTGTGTTTGGGGCTTTAAAATTGGGACTTATTTTAAGCGTTATTTTAATTGTTTTTGATAGTTTAAATAACAGTTTGCCTTTTGCAAATGAAGACGATATTAATGATTCTGTACTTTACCAACCTGTAAAGGGATTAGTGCCAACCATTTTTCCTAATATTTTAAATAAAAAGGAAAATTTAGAGGATGACAAGACACCCGAAACCGCTGAAACAAAAAAGCCACTTTAA
- a CDS encoding carbonic anhydrase, which yields MDLDHVFENNKKWIKDKISENQNYFEDLGKGQNPELLFIGCSDSRVTSEELMGLGPGDVFVHRNIANMVTGTDLNVMSVVEYAVVHLKVNHVIVCGHYACGGVKAAMQSEDLGILNPWLRNIRDVYRIHKQELNSIENEEKKYDRLVELNVQEQCVNLIKTAAVQKASRDRGLTVHGWVFDIHTGKLIDLKIDFERILDTIREIYHLD from the coding sequence ATGGATCTGGATCACGTTTTTGAGAATAATAAAAAATGGATTAAAGATAAGATTTCTGAAAACCAAAACTACTTTGAAGATTTAGGCAAAGGTCAAAATCCAGAATTATTATTTATTGGCTGCTCAGACAGTCGAGTTACTTCAGAAGAGCTTATGGGCCTGGGGCCAGGCGATGTATTTGTGCATCGTAATATTGCCAATATGGTTACAGGAACCGATTTAAATGTGATGTCGGTTGTAGAATATGCTGTGGTGCACCTTAAAGTAAATCATGTTATTGTATGTGGACATTATGCCTGTGGTGGTGTAAAGGCTGCTATGCAATCTGAAGATTTAGGAATTTTAAATCCATGGTTACGTAACATTCGTGATGTATATCGTATCCATAAACAGGAATTAAATAGCATCGAAAATGAAGAAAAAAAATACGATCGATTGGTAGAATTAAATGTTCAGGAACAATGTGTAAATCTCATTAAAACGGCGGCCGTACAAAAGGCTTCCAGAGATCGGGGTTTAACTGTTCATGGCTGGGTTTTCGATATTCATACCGGTAAACTCATCGATTTAAAAATAGATTTCGAACGTATTTTAGATACAATTAGAGAAATATATCATCTCGATTAA
- a CDS encoding SH3 domain-containing protein, translating into MKKLIYILSLLLSFGVMAQNQSLFEKANALYNQGKYAEAIDNYEAILATKNHSAELYFNLANANYKLNNIAPSIYYYEKALQLAPNDEDIKHNLTFAKNMTVDAIDVLPVSGFGKITSKITNLMTFDGWAKTAVAFVFCFVILILAYYFSYTTIKKRLAFIGSIVALTLMLSSLVLAFHQFNVYKKDKPAIVFAQESIVKSEPNSRSEQAFILHEGTKVQIIDTINTWKKIKLADGKTGWISSKDIKAL; encoded by the coding sequence ATGAAAAAGTTAATTTACATACTATCGTTATTGTTAAGTTTTGGTGTAATGGCTCAAAACCAATCTCTTTTTGAAAAGGCAAATGCCTTGTATAATCAAGGGAAGTATGCCGAAGCTATTGATAATTATGAGGCTATTTTAGCAACAAAAAACCATTCGGCAGAATTATATTTTAATTTAGCAAACGCCAATTATAAATTAAATAACATAGCCCCAAGTATTTATTACTATGAAAAGGCTTTGCAGTTAGCTCCAAACGACGAAGATATTAAGCACAATTTAACCTTTGCTAAAAACATGACGGTTGATGCCATCGATGTTTTACCCGTTTCTGGATTTGGAAAAATTACCAGTAAAATTACCAACCTTATGACTTTCGATGGCTGGGCAAAAACGGCTGTAGCTTTTGTGTTTTGCTTTGTTATTTTAATATTGGCTTATTATTTTTCGTATACTACCATTAAAAAGCGTTTAGCATTTATTGGGAGTATTGTTGCTTTAACTTTGATGTTAAGCAGTCTGGTTTTAGCATTTCATCAATTTAATGTTTACAAAAAAGATAAACCTGCCATTGTTTTTGCTCAAGAAAGCATTGTAAAAAGTGAGCCCAATTCTAGAAGCGAACAAGCATTTATACTTCACGAAGGCACCAAAGTGCAAATTATTGATACAATTAATACCTGGAAAAAAATAAAATTAGCCGACGGTAAAACGGGTTGGATTTCTTCAAAAGATATTAAAGCACTTTAA
- a CDS encoding BatD family protein, translating into MKLIKNTLLLFFMLSASLLMAQVKFEAKVSKQKLGVNERLRVDFEMNQDGDNFNPPDFANFVVVGGPNQSVSNSWINGVRSFKKVYSYFLAPKSRGTFTIGQASIVVDRETYKTIPIKIEVTAAVDIPKDPNNPDYIASENVHLVAEISKTNPYLNEAITVVYKLYVSPNVAVDNWNEIDSPRFNDFWSQNIDTQGQKVQNGTFKGEEYRFLVLRKVVLYPQKTGKLNIEPLSLDIALRVPTNRRDIFGSPLMTRASKVVSAGNQTINVKPLPEEGKPADFTGAVGDFNFEVSTSKKELDATESFQLKVGVRGNGNLKLFKLPKVTLPSSLEVYEPEHTENVRTNLAGMQGDISDNYTVVPQYKGKYPLPSISFSYFDLKTETYKRLNSEEIIIDVLEGPVNSANGNPATTSAISKQPVVLNNSQFAFIKTDTTFFNMANSRFFKTNLFWSLLLLPFLLIPVAIFIRNKKASREADVYGNRIRKADKLAKKYLGHAKKSLGKKEAFYIALEKALHNYLKAKLHIETSDLSKDKIQELLTEKQVELDVIKDFNSILQNCELARYTPIDIVTMQDDYEKAAKTISLIDKQAR; encoded by the coding sequence ATGAAACTTATTAAAAATACATTATTACTTTTTTTCATGCTTTCAGCCAGTTTATTAATGGCACAAGTTAAGTTTGAAGCGAAAGTTAGTAAACAAAAATTAGGGGTTAACGAACGTTTACGTGTCGATTTTGAAATGAATCAAGACGGCGATAATTTTAACCCGCCAGACTTCGCGAATTTTGTGGTTGTAGGTGGCCCAAATCAATCGGTAAGCAATTCATGGATTAATGGTGTGCGTTCCTTTAAAAAAGTATATAGTTACTTTTTAGCACCAAAAAGCCGCGGCACCTTTACTATTGGTCAGGCTTCAATAGTTGTAGATAGAGAAACCTATAAAACCATTCCTATAAAAATAGAGGTTACTGCGGCAGTAGATATTCCTAAAGACCCTAATAATCCCGATTATATAGCATCAGAAAACGTGCATTTGGTTGCCGAAATTTCAAAAACCAATCCGTATTTAAACGAGGCTATCACGGTTGTTTACAAGCTGTATGTATCGCCAAACGTAGCGGTAGACAATTGGAACGAAATCGATAGTCCACGATTTAACGATTTCTGGAGTCAGAATATAGATACGCAAGGGCAGAAAGTTCAAAACGGAACGTTTAAAGGTGAAGAGTACCGATTCCTTGTGTTAAGAAAAGTTGTTTTATATCCACAAAAAACGGGCAAATTAAATATCGAACCGCTTAGTTTAGATATTGCTTTGCGTGTGCCAACCAATCGTCGTGATATTTTTGGAAGTCCTTTAATGACGCGTGCCAGCAAGGTTGTTTCGGCAGGAAATCAAACCATAAATGTTAAGCCTTTACCAGAAGAAGGTAAACCAGCCGATTTTACAGGAGCTGTGGGCGATTTTAATTTCGAAGTATCAACATCTAAAAAAGAATTAGACGCCACCGAATCGTTTCAACTAAAAGTAGGTGTAAGAGGAAACGGAAATTTAAAACTGTTTAAACTTCCTAAGGTAACTTTACCAAGTTCTTTAGAAGTTTACGAACCAGAACATACCGAGAATGTTAGAACCAATTTAGCTGGAATGCAAGGCGATATTTCAGATAATTACACCGTTGTGCCTCAGTACAAAGGAAAATACCCGCTGCCAAGCATTTCATTCTCTTATTTCGATTTAAAAACCGAAACCTATAAACGATTAAATTCCGAAGAAATTATAATAGATGTTTTAGAAGGGCCTGTTAATAGTGCTAACGGAAACCCTGCAACCACTAGTGCAATTAGCAAACAACCTGTGGTTTTAAACAACAGCCAGTTTGCTTTTATAAAAACAGACACGACGTTTTTTAATATGGCAAACTCACGTTTTTTCAAAACGAATTTATTCTGGAGCTTGTTGTTATTACCGTTTTTATTAATTCCTGTTGCCATTTTTATTAGAAATAAAAAAGCATCAAGAGAAGCCGATGTTTATGGAAACCGAATTCGTAAAGCCGATAAATTAGCTAAGAAATATTTAGGTCACGCTAAGAAATCTTTGGGTAAAAAAGAAGCCTTTTACATTGCACTTGAAAAAGCGTTGCACAACTATTTAAAAGCCAAATTGCATATAGAAACGAGCGATTTAAGTAAAGACAAAATACAGGAGCTACTTACAGAAAAGCAAGTAGAATTAGATGTTATTAAAGATTTTAACAGCATACTACAAAATTGTGAACTGGCTCGTTACACGCCTATAGATATTGTAACCATGCAAGACGATTACGAAAAGGCAGCAAAAACAATTTCTTTAATTGATAAACAAGCACGTTAA
- a CDS encoding tetratricopeptide repeat protein: protein MKNALIIVLTLWSSFIFAQDNDAKKQALLAEKKANAFVYKGNSLIDEDDFVSAEMAYREALSKQPTSVAGVYNLGHSYIKKGSFDEAIYRLEEAAKTATSKSEKHKAFHNIGNVLMQNKKCKEAVEAYKNALRNDPTDEETRYNLGLAKICAEQQKDDQDQNKDENKDNKNQDNKDNQDQKDKDKQGDDNKDENKDNKDQGDQDKEDKKEGDDKKDEDGKPKDEKDNKGKGDKEDKEQPKPQPKPGQMSPQQIKNLLEAMNNQEQKVQEKMNAEKQKGVKVKTEKDW from the coding sequence ATGAAAAACGCATTAATAATTGTTTTAACATTATGGTCATCGTTTATTTTTGCGCAAGATAACGATGCTAAAAAACAAGCATTATTAGCTGAAAAAAAGGCTAATGCTTTTGTGTACAAAGGCAACAGTTTAATAGATGAAGACGACTTTGTTTCGGCAGAAATGGCTTACAGAGAAGCCCTGTCAAAGCAGCCAACATCGGTGGCTGGAGTTTATAATTTAGGACATTCGTATATTAAAAAAGGCAGCTTCGATGAGGCCATATATCGTCTAGAAGAGGCGGCAAAAACAGCAACGAGTAAATCTGAAAAACATAAGGCATTTCATAACATAGGAAATGTTTTAATGCAGAATAAAAAATGTAAAGAAGCTGTTGAAGCTTACAAAAACGCTTTACGTAACGATCCTACAGACGAAGAAACCCGTTATAATTTAGGTCTGGCCAAAATTTGTGCCGAGCAGCAAAAAGATGATCAAGACCAGAATAAAGACGAGAACAAAGACAACAAAAATCAAGACAACAAAGACAATCAAGATCAAAAAGATAAAGATAAACAGGGCGACGATAACAAGGACGAGAATAAAGATAACAAAGACCAAGGCGACCAAGATAAAGAAGATAAAAAAGAAGGCGACGATAAAAAAGATGAAGATGGCAAGCCTAAAGACGAAAAAGATAACAAAGGCAAAGGCGATAAAGAAGATAAAGAACAACCCAAGCCACAGCCAAAGCCAGGACAAATGTCGCCTCAGCAAATAAAAAACTTGTTAGAGGCCATGAATAATCAAGAACAGAAAGTTCAAGAAAAAATGAATGCCGAAAAACAAAAAGGTGTTAAAGTGAAAACTGAAAAAGATTGGTAA
- a CDS encoding vWA domain-containing protein, with protein sequence MYQLEEKIWFWVLAVIPVIIVLFLVLQIWRHRAQKKFADKQLLKRLSPNTSLFKSVLKIIILCLAFACLSIALVNPKVGTKLETVKREGVDVVFAVDVSKSMLAEDIAPNRLEKAKQLVTQIINNLASDRVGIIAYAGKAFPQLPITTDYGSAKMFLQSMNTDMLSSQGTAIDEAIKLATTYFDDEEQTNRVLIIISDGEDHGEEASAVAEQANEEGIRILTIGVGDVKGGPIPEKRNGVVINYKKDNQGETVITKLDEETLKNIASEANGVYINGRNTNEVVDNIREILNGMDKKEFESKQFADFKDQFQWFLGLGIFFLFLDIFLLERKTAWLKKLNLFNENS encoded by the coding sequence ATGTATCAATTAGAAGAAAAAATATGGTTCTGGGTTTTAGCGGTTATTCCAGTAATAATTGTGCTCTTTTTGGTGCTTCAAATCTGGAGACACCGCGCTCAAAAAAAGTTTGCAGATAAACAATTATTAAAACGCTTAAGTCCTAATACATCCCTTTTTAAATCCGTTTTAAAAATAATTATACTGTGTTTAGCTTTTGCTTGTTTGTCTATTGCTTTGGTAAATCCTAAAGTAGGTACAAAGCTAGAAACCGTTAAGCGTGAAGGTGTCGATGTGGTATTTGCAGTCGATGTGTCTAAAAGTATGTTGGCAGAAGATATTGCTCCAAACAGATTAGAAAAAGCCAAACAGTTAGTTACGCAAATAATAAACAATTTAGCCAGCGACCGTGTTGGTATTATTGCTTATGCAGGAAAAGCTTTTCCGCAGTTACCAATAACAACAGACTATGGTTCTGCTAAAATGTTTCTTCAAAGTATGAATACCGATATGCTTTCATCTCAAGGTACAGCCATAGATGAAGCTATTAAATTGGCGACCACCTATTTTGATGATGAAGAACAAACCAACCGCGTTTTAATTATAATATCCGATGGTGAAGATCACGGTGAAGAAGCCTCTGCTGTTGCAGAACAAGCCAATGAAGAAGGCATTAGAATTTTAACCATTGGCGTTGGCGATGTAAAAGGTGGCCCAATTCCAGAAAAGCGTAACGGGGTTGTAATAAACTATAAAAAAGACAACCAAGGCGAAACGGTTATCACCAAGTTAGACGAAGAAACACTAAAAAATATAGCTAGCGAGGCTAATGGCGTTTACATAAACGGAAGAAATACGAACGAAGTAGTAGACAATATTCGTGAAATTTTAAACGGCATGGATAAAAAGGAATTCGAAAGCAAACAATTTGCCGATTTTAAAGACCAGTTTCAGTGGTTTTTAGGTCTGGGTATTTTCTTTTTATTCTTAGATATTTTCTTGTTAGAACGTAAAACAGCTTGGTTGAAAAAACTTAATCTGTTCAACGAAAACAGTTAG
- a CDS encoding vWA domain-containing protein encodes MFEGVEFVNKEFFWLLLALPLAIVWYIFKNQKQTAELKISTLKGFKLTSSLLPKLKHGLFILRLLALALLITALARPQSVDVSTKTKTTRGIDIVMAIDVSASMLAKDLSPNRLEALKKVASEFIKGRPNDRIGLVEYAGESYTKTPITSDKAIVLRSLSSIKYNNIIEGGTAIGMGLATSVNRLKDSKAKSKVIILLTDGVNNSGFIDPKIASELAVEYGIKVYTIGLGTNGMALSPVAIDPRTGDFQYARIQVEIDEVLLKEIANVTGGKYFRATNNKKLEEIYEEINKLEKTDVEEFKFYNYDEKYRPLVILAGILLLIELLLRNTVFRSFV; translated from the coding sequence ATGTTTGAAGGTGTTGAGTTTGTAAATAAAGAATTTTTCTGGTTACTGTTGGCCTTACCTTTGGCCATAGTTTGGTATATTTTTAAAAATCAAAAGCAAACAGCCGAATTAAAAATATCAACCTTAAAAGGTTTTAAGTTAACAAGTTCGTTGTTGCCTAAGTTAAAACATGGCTTGTTTATTTTGCGTTTGTTAGCCCTGGCATTGCTCATTACAGCCTTGGCAAGACCGCAAAGTGTCGATGTTTCAACCAAAACAAAAACAACCCGAGGTATCGATATTGTTATGGCAATAGATGTTTCGGCGAGTATGCTAGCAAAAGACTTGTCGCCAAATAGGCTCGAGGCCTTAAAAAAAGTAGCTTCAGAATTTATAAAAGGCAGACCAAACGACCGTATTGGTTTGGTAGAATATGCTGGCGAAAGTTATACCAAAACACCTATAACAAGCGATAAAGCCATCGTTTTACGTTCATTAAGTAGTATAAAATATAACAATATTATAGAAGGAGGTACTGCTATTGGAATGGGTTTAGCCACTTCTGTAAACCGATTAAAAGACAGCAAAGCAAAAAGTAAAGTTATTATTTTACTTACAGATGGTGTAAATAATTCTGGTTTTATAGACCCTAAAATAGCAAGTGAATTAGCTGTAGAATATGGTATAAAAGTTTATACGATTGGTTTAGGAACAAACGGAATGGCCTTGTCTCCCGTGGCTATCGACCCGCGTACAGGTGATTTTCAATATGCTCGAATTCAGGTAGAAATAGACGAAGTTTTGCTTAAAGAAATTGCTAATGTAACTGGCGGAAAATATTTTAGAGCAACCAATAACAAAAAGTTAGAAGAGATTTACGAAGAAATAAATAAACTCGAAAAAACAGATGTCGAAGAATTTAAATTCTATAATTACGACGAAAAGTATCGCCCCTTAGTTATTCTAGCTGGTATTTTATTACTTATAGAATTATTATTACGCAATACGGTTTTTAGAAGTTTTGTTTAA